The Acidobacteriota bacterium region CGGCAAAGCCCCGATGCCGGACATCGGTTCGCCTAAAGATTTATGGCAAGAGTTCTGCGACGTCAAACTCGACATCTTTCCCTTGATTGGCGAAACGGTTTGGCAAGAAGTTAGAAAATTTCTTGCCGCCTTGCCGCGCCCGATTATCCTGCTTCACACCATCGGCAATTCGTTTCAAGAGAGCAAAAGCCTCTCTCCCGATTTAACCCTTGAACTCTATCAAAAACTTTTGGATCGTTTTGACGGAACATTAGTGCTGTTAGATTGGGATAATCGCGTGCCAAGGCTGGCGAGCTTTCGCGTCCGACACCTCACCGATGATTGGAAATGGATTGATGTTCCCACCCTGATTGCGCTTATCGAAGAGGCTGATTTGCTCATCGGCATCGACAGCGGTCCCCTGCATCTGGCGCGTTATACTAAAACGCCCGCTATCGGAATCTTTCCGCACACCTATCATTATCCGGCGCGCATTACCCTGCCGCGCGATAATCAATTAGCCATCGTGCCGCGCAACAGCACCATTGAATGGAATCAAAAAGCGCGCCTCGCTTATAACATCGTTCATTGCGAAGGCGATGCGGTGACTACCGATTTCATTGCCGAAAACGCCATCAAAATGCTTGGCAAACCGCGCTATTTAAGCGAACGCCTTATTGCCGCCGATGTTCAATTGCAGCAATTCGTATCAGACTGGGAACGCGGATATGGTAACGGACTCAGCCGCTATGTTGACCGTCACACAAGCTATGACAAATTGTTGCGATTGCTTAGCGAACGATTCGCCAATCCGTTGATTGTTGAAACCGGTTGCATTCGCGCCGCCGAAGACTGGCGGGGAGCCGGTTACAGCACCTATCTTTTCGGCGCTTATTTGCAACGCGCCGGTGGACAGTTGATTTCCGTTGACATCAATCCTGAGTATTGCGAATTTGCGCGCAAAGCAACCGATGAGATGACCTGCGCGCGCCTTGAATGCGCGGATTCAGTAAGCTTTCTTAAAAATTTCAACCAGCCGATTGATGTGTTGTTACTTGATAGCCTCGACACCGAAAATCCCAATTCTCATCAGCACGCATTGGATGAAACGCAGGCGGCGTTAAGGCATCTGCATCAACAATCCATCATTATTTTCGATGATACGGTTTATCGAAACCGCGAATTTACCGGCAAAGGGGCGCGCGCTGTTCCCTTTCTCTTAGCCAATGGTTGGGAAATCAGTTATTCCGGCTATCAAACGATTTTGCAGAGAAAAGCCATCATTCACTCCACGCAATCTAAACGAAAACTGCTATTGAAAACCCACCTGAGTCCCGGCGACATCATCACTTTAACGGCGGCTGTCCGCGATTTGCATCTGACGCACCCCGATAAATTTATCACCGATGTCAGAACCTCCTGCTCGGCGCTTTGGGAAAATAATCCTTACCTCGCGCCGCTTGACGAAAGCGACCCGGAAGTGGAATTGATTCAATGCGAATACCCGCTCATTCATCAATCCAATCAACTCCCGTATCACTTCATTCATGGATTTCGCTTGTATTTACAGGAACAGCTTGGCGTGAACATTGAACCGCACGCCTTCAAAGGCGATATTCATTTATCGGCATTAGAAAAAAGCTGGATGTCGCAGGTCGAGGAAAGCGCAGGATTAGGCGCGCGTTTCTGGATAATCGTGAGCGGCGGCAAATGGGATTACACAGCGAAATGGTGGGACATTGAGCGCGCTCAACAGGTGGTTGATTATTTTCAAGGTCGTCTGCGCTTTGTTCAATGTGGTGAAGGTGGGCATTTTCATCCCAAGCTGAGAGGCGCGCTTGATTTGGTGGGGAAAACCGATTTGCGACAAATCGTCAGATTGATGTATCACGCCGATGGGGTGATTTGTCCGGTGACCATGTTCATGCACCTTGCGGCAGCGGTTGAAAGCAAACCCGGACGCCCGCCCAATCGCCCCTGCGTGGTGATTGCCGGAGGTCGGGAACCTTCACAATGGGAAGCCTATCCGCACCATCAATATCTGCACACGATGGGCGCGTTGCCCTGTTGCGATAACGGCGGCTGTTGGAAAAGTCGCGTTGAACCGTTAAATGACGGCGACGAAAAAGACCACAGTCTATGTGTAAGACCGGTGACCTTGAATAGCGGGCGCAAACTGCCTGAATGTCTGAACATGATTACCGCCGAAGATGTGATTCGCGCGGTTGAAAATTATTTAATGTACGAGGGCAAGGAAAACTTAAAACCCCAATCGCCTGCCCGTCATGATTTTGAAAAAACCTGGAAAGCTCACAGGTGCCCGAATTGCGCAGCAGCAGTTGATCAAGATGATTTGTTTTGCGGTTTCTGCGGGCACCTGTTGAATGTCGTTGATGCCGACTTCACCGTTCAAAGATTCGGGATGGTGGGTGATTGACCATCGCGGATGATTGAAAAGCCTGACCGCAAAAAGTCATTCATTTTTTTCACAGGAGGCAACTATGCAACCGACTGCGCCTGATGCCAGCCCTTTACAAGCTTTGCTTGGCTCTTTAGCTATCTTCTTCATATTCGGTTTAATTTTTTATCTGTACTTCAGCATCACGCTGATGATTATTGCGCGCAAAAGCCACACGCCGAATGCTGCCTTCGCCTGGTTTCCCGTACTCAATCTGATTTTGATGTGTCAAATCGCCAGGCGTTCAGGCGCATTGGTGTTGTTGATGTTGATTCCGCTGGTCAATATCTTTGCGTTTGCAATTGTCTGGATGTCGATTGCAGAGGTGCGCGGCAAGCCTTCCTGGATAGGAGCCTTAATTCTCTTGCCCGTAGTCAACCTGTTTGTTCCGGCATACCTGGCATCGGGTGAAGCCAGAGACCCGAACGCCCCGACCGCGCCGCCGCGTTGTCCTCATTGCCAAGCGACGCTTGAACCGTCGGAAACTTTTTGCGGTGAGTGCGGCAACCCTGTGCCGATGACTGCTGCGCCTGCGCGAGCTGCAAGCGGCAATACCGCGCTTGTCGGTTTAGCGGTGGGCGCAGTCGCCTTACTCATCATCGGCGTCGTCGCCTGGTTTTTCCTGTTTCGCGAAATTCCCTACACCCCGCCCAATCGGCAACAACCGCAACTGCCGCAACGCGCTGAAGGCACCATGAGCGAGTTTCCCGTGGACACCGCAACCACCGCCCAGGCTAAACCGACTGCGGTGGTGACGCAAAATTTCGGACAACAAGGCGGCTCAACAACCGTAAAGACACCGAAAGAATGGTTGCCGCCGGGGGTTGATAAAACT contains the following coding sequences:
- a CDS encoding glycosyltransferase family 9 protein is translated as MGKIINIHFGHGLGDCTYFAHQLPLYVRRGYDILLSCNPDKRLLFEPCGINITHERNGAPQVSWDESSPVGTLTAGNYYICNKAASNLGKAPMPDIGSPKDLWQEFCDVKLDIFPLIGETVWQEVRKFLAALPRPIILLHTIGNSFQESKSLSPDLTLELYQKLLDRFDGTLVLLDWDNRVPRLASFRVRHLTDDWKWIDVPTLIALIEEADLLIGIDSGPLHLARYTKTPAIGIFPHTYHYPARITLPRDNQLAIVPRNSTIEWNQKARLAYNIVHCEGDAVTTDFIAENAIKMLGKPRYLSERLIAADVQLQQFVSDWERGYGNGLSRYVDRHTSYDKLLRLLSERFANPLIVETGCIRAAEDWRGAGYSTYLFGAYLQRAGGQLISVDINPEYCEFARKATDEMTCARLECADSVSFLKNFNQPIDVLLLDSLDTENPNSHQHALDETQAALRHLHQQSIIIFDDTVYRNREFTGKGARAVPFLLANGWEISYSGYQTILQRKAIIHSTQSKRKLLLKTHLSPGDIITLTAAVRDLHLTHPDKFITDVRTSCSALWENNPYLAPLDESDPEVELIQCEYPLIHQSNQLPYHFIHGFRLYLQEQLGVNIEPHAFKGDIHLSALEKSWMSQVEESAGLGARFWIIVSGGKWDYTAKWWDIERAQQVVDYFQGRLRFVQCGEGGHFHPKLRGALDLVGKTDLRQIVRLMYHADGVICPVTMFMHLAAAVESKPGRPPNRPCVVIAGGREPSQWEAYPHHQYLHTMGALPCCDNGGCWKSRVEPLNDGDEKDHSLCVRPVTLNSGRKLPECLNMITAEDVIRAVENYLMYEGKENLKPQSPARHDFEKTWKAHRCPNCAAAVDQDDLFCGFCGHLLNVVDADFTVQRFGMVGD